GTGAAGGATTGTGGAAGAGCAGACGTTCCTAAAAAGAGACTTAAGCTCAGATTTATTTCTCGTATCTTTGGGAAATGTAAATAGTAATGCATAAAGTCCGTATTgggaaatggagaacagataTCTTGGAGATATCTGTTTGAATATTAGAGTCTTGAATGACTTTCCACAATATCTCAAAAGAAGGTCAGCAAGGGGATGAGAATCTGTTCTACAGACAATTTGAGACTTTTGAGAATTAAGGTTTTAAGAGGAGCGACACAATACAattattctttgggaaaatccAAAAGTAGTGCTGGGTGAAGGAAAGAATAGAAAGTTAATTTTGTTTGTAATATTGAGGTATGATTCAAATAAGgtgggctttttaaatttaaattcaattggccaaGGTAttgtacttcattagtttttgatataatattcAATTATTCGTTAGCTGAGGAAATCACCCAGGGCCtatcatatcacatgccctctttaatgtaaGATGGGCTTTTTAGAAATACTGATGAGCCTTTCCCAAAGACATCACCACTTACTTTTGTTATACTCATCAGCTTCAAGAAGTATATTCTAAGGAAAGGGGATTTAAAGGATTGGTATAGGAAGAGCACAGCAAAGGAGTAATATTCACTAAATAAGGACagcggaggggcgcctgggtagcacagtcgttaagcgtctgccttcatctcagggtgtgatcccagtgttctgggatgaagtcccacattgggctcttccgctggagcctgcttcttcctctcccactccccctgctgtgttccctctcttgttggctgtctctctgtcacataaataaataaaattaaaaaaaaataaagacagtggATATAACCTGAACATCGGAAGACCGTatgcatatttaaagaaaaaaaatgagttagaaaATTGAGAGGGATAGTGAGTAAGGGAGAGAAAAGTGAGTCAGGAGAGTTTCGTTGAATGCATATTAGGATAACTGAACCTACATGGCTGTTCTAGATAGATTACATAATGTTAATGGGGAAgtcctgttccttctctctttttttttttttttaaagattttatctatctattcaacagagacagccagcgagagagggaacacaagcagggggagtgggagaggaagaaggaggcacacagcagaggagcctgatgtggggctcgatcccataatgctgggatcacgccgtgagctgaaggcagacgctcaatgactgagccacccaggcacccctgttccttCTCTTAATAAAGACACAGTAACTAAACAGTGAAATAGAAAGTACATACTGCTTTTTAGAAGAACTGAAATTCTACTGAGTAAAGTTATGTAGTAATTTTCTGTTGGACAAAACATTTTTATAGGAAGCTTGGAAACTCGTGCGTTTTTCAGTAGGAATGATTGAAGGTTTTTCTGTAATATGCATAATGACAGGTTTGAATAAGTTTAAAAGATTGTGTTAGAAACATTTAATTAGCAATTATATtgatgaagatttaaaaaaattaccagaaaaatTAAGTAGCATGAGCTATACTTATTTACACAGTGTGGGTTGAGTATCTTGATAAGCATTATAAATGCAAGGAATATATCTAAGAGAATTTATACCTGATTAAGAATTTAGGATGTATTGAACACATGAATTATAATTGAAAGATTACACACACAGAAGTGGTGAATACTACAGAGATAAAGAGCCTAGGAGGACACAAAGGTTTTAGAGACAGCATGAATGTTAAATTTGCTCAGGGACTGttaggaaagaaagtaaaagcatGTTTTGTCTCTTGAAAcgggaggggggaaaaggaaaagaaatgaatgtgaaaatagaggggagaaaaggaaaaaaatgaatgttaaaagaatatatatatatatatatatataaaatttatttatttacttacttacttacgtatttacttacttatttgataAAGAGGGTGAGACCATGAGCagaggaaaggggtggagggagaggaagaaaactccctactgagcagggagcccatcatggaacttgatcccaggaccctgagatcatgacctgagccaatggcagttggttaaccaactgagccaccatggTGCTCCATACACACATAGTTTTTAGAGATGAATGAGGAAAGGGTACGGTTATGAGGAGCTATTTCCACTACAATtcacctttattaaaaaaaaatattacttaatgGACATCTGATTGCTGATTTCTCAATGTCTTCTGTTTACCTGACATTTGATTAACCTTGTCTCATTTCCATCAATACATGATTCTCTCTACTCTTCAGTAGAATTGTTATGCTAAGCGCtatatggaaaatataaagaaacaaagaaaacctcaTCAAGTTCTCGGAAATGTATGTGTTtcattatcataatttttttaatgaatggatgaTCTACACTAAATGTAGGAGTTGATTACTCACTCTAACATGATTAGATGACTTGAGAAAATGCTCATATTTTTACCTTGTAACTTACTATGTCCTTGAACAATGCATGTTGTATTAAAAATTGTATCAAGCTAAAACTATGCTTTAATATATGTagtctaaaaatgaaaacaaaatatgacCAGAGAAACAAGTTTCTCTTACTTAGGCAATTTGGTATAAAAGGTGACTTAGGAGGGAAGTGCTTAATATTTCTATAACACAATCCCAGCCATGCGTCACTTCTTGTATTCAATGCAGTCAACGTATTTATCATGGCATGGGAGAATCAGACCTTCAACTCCGACTTCATTCTGCTGGGAATCTTCAATCACAGCCCCACCcacattttcctcttctctctggtgTTGGGAGTCTTCACAGTGGCCTTTATTGGAAACATTGCTATGGTTCTCCTCATCTATCTGGACATCCAGCTtcacacacccatgtacttccTCCTCAGCCAACTGTCTCTCATGGACCTCATGCTTATCTGTACCACTGTACCCAAGATGACCTTCAACTACTTGTCTGGCAGGAAGTCCATCTCTCTGGCTGGTTGTGGAGCCCAGATATTCTTATACGTGTCCCTGCTTGGAGCAGAATGTTTCCTGTTGGCTACAATGGCCTATGACCGTTATGTTGCCATTTGTCACCCATTACGATATTCAGTTCTCATGAACCAAAAAATCTGTGGTCTCATGGCAGCTTCTTCATGGATTCTTGGCTCCCTTGATGGTATAATTGAAGTTGCAGTTGCATTATCATTCTCATATTGTGGAGCCCGGGAAATaccccactttttctgtgatgtCCCTGCCCTTCTCACTCTCTCATGCACCAACACATTGTTATTTGAAAGGATGATATTTATCTGTTGTGTTATTATGCTTCTTTTCCCTGTAGCAGTAATCAGTGCTTCCTATGCTCGTGTTATCGTGGCTGTTATTCACATGGGGTCTGGGGAGGGTTGCCAAAAAGCTTTTGCCACCTGTTCCTCTCACCTCACTGTAGTGGGAATGTATTATGGAGCAGCCATGTTCATATACATGCGGCCCACTTCAGATCGTTCCCCCACCCAGGACAAAATAGTCTCTGTCTTCTATACCATCCTTACTCCCATGCTGAATCCCCTTATCTATAGCCTCCGCAACAAGGAAGTGGCCAGAGCATTCAAGAAAGTGCTGGAGAAGGGTAAGTGTGCAGAGGAAATTGCCTGATAATCTTtatgctttggtttttttctcctatattcttTGATTTATGCTCTAATTTATGTATTCAATCAATATAATTAagtaactaatatttactgatcTTTGTAGAACTATAAGCATCAACATAAGATTTAGAAATTGAaacactgcatttttttcttcaaatattttacatttttatggtaAGCTCAAACAATTGCtataaggaaatatttgttgCAAGACAAGAcccacaatttattcattttttatattatcaGTTAACAAATAGAGGTTATTGCCCATGATAACATCTGATTGTTTGATTGTTGAGTAAACTTATTGTGTTTCTTAACATTTCATAAACTTaaccttagggggaaaaaagaattctgaataaTCCAATGTGTTCATTTGGAgtgatcataaaaaaaaaaaagaattaccagtCTCTGTATATACTAAGTTATGATAATGAATGAAGGATCATTATGAACATGAATTTATCATAACTGGATGGAGAAAAGAGAGGTATTGTATTGAGATATAGCCCTTTTGATCTTTAATTTTCCTGAACATTGTCCTTCTTCAGAAGGATGGATGACTGAGGtgttatttatttcccttttctatgAACATCAGTCTTATACATGGGAAactaaaatatgaatatgaatcctaaaattctgatttctcttccttgGGTATCTTGATCCTTGTATGGATTGTGTACTGTAATTGTATGAAAACATAATATATTTTGCTTAATGAGAAAGTCTTGGTTTTCTATATGCTGCATATTCTCAAATCTCATGTAGGAcactccaaatttattttataatgatattcATATATGACTAACTCTATATAAATATCAATATGGATACAGAAATACATGATACAGATATATAATTCTGGAGATTATTGTGGCCAAAGAGGAAAAACCTTTATaccctaaaataaatatgaactgTTCTGTTAAAAGTGGGTTACAACATCCCCACTGTATATCAAATTAATACCAACTTAGCAGCTGTATATAGCAAGCATTTATTATGCCACAGTTTATATAGGCCAGGGTTTCTTATCACAAAGtagaaatcaagatgttggctggGGTTGCAGTTTTATCTGAAGcttaaggtcacattctaagatTATGGGGTTGTTGAATGAAGTTGAATAACATATGTCTGCTTATTTTTTCAAAGCCAGCATGAGAATCTCTGTGATTTCATGGAAAGCCTAAGTCTTCCTATGAAATGTGTCAACTGGTTAAGAAATGCCAAtcaggataaagaaaggggggtaatcagaaaggggaatgaagcaggagagactatggactctgagaaacaaactgagggcaccagaggggaggggggtgggggaatgggatagaccagtgatgggtagtaaggagggcacgtattgcatggtgcactgggtgttatatgcaactaatgaatcattgagctttacatcagaagccagggatgtactgtatggtgactaacattatataataaaaaatcattaaaaaataaaataaaataaagaaatgccaaTCAAAGATAATCTAACTTTGAATTCTTAAAATCTACTGATCTGTGATCTTAATTATGGTTCCacaataaatttacttttttttacagTATAACATACTCAGGAGAACAACACCAGGGAATGGAGACATGGAGGCAGTTTAGGATTTTTCAGCCAGACCCAACCAAGTTATTTACAGAGCCAAGTtcacaaaagatataaaaataaaatttcagctaTTGATTCTATCAGTAACCTGAGAAAAAACTTGGCAATGCCTAAATGTTTGACTAGATTaagttaatttttagaaattatttaatttttaaaggatttctgcTTAACAGACTGACAGATAATTTAGAGAATTGTATTATAGTCTTATAATTTGCCCAAAGCATGTATAATGGGTCTTCTATTTACTATAAATGTAACATTTAATACAATGAATAGGAAAGACATAACATTGTCAATCTAATAAGCAATTATGGATGCTATATtccatatattttcaattttcagcTATTAAAGACTATTAAAGAAATACTGCACCTCCAGG
The Ailuropoda melanoleuca isolate Jingjing chromosome 3, ASM200744v2, whole genome shotgun sequence DNA segment above includes these coding regions:
- the LOC100478627 gene encoding olfactory receptor 2M3; the encoded protein is MAWENQTFNSDFILLGIFNHSPTHIFLFSLVLGVFTVAFIGNIAMVLLIYLDIQLHTPMYFLLSQLSLMDLMLICTTVPKMTFNYLSGRKSISLAGCGAQIFLYVSLLGAECFLLATMAYDRYVAICHPLRYSVLMNQKICGLMAASSWILGSLDGIIEVAVALSFSYCGAREIPHFFCDVPALLTLSCTNTLLFERMIFICCVIMLLFPVAVISASYARVIVAVIHMGSGEGCQKAFATCSSHLTVVGMYYGAAMFIYMRPTSDRSPTQDKIVSVFYTILTPMLNPLIYSLRNKEVARAFKKVLEKGKCAEEIA